The Pogona vitticeps strain Pit_001003342236 chromosome 7, PviZW2.1, whole genome shotgun sequence genome segment GAGGGCCACGCAACAGTTGATGCTCCGGGCATCACAGTGCTTGTCGTAGAGGTCTTCAGCGGTGACCACGCGGATGCGCAGGCGGGCCTTGGAAGGGTTGTACTCCACGGCCAGGCGCATGCTGCCCCCTTTGTTCAAGTTGATGGTGTGCTCTTTGTGAAGCCGGTCCTGGGCATCCACAGGAGGAAGAGGTGGCTGCTGGACACCCCCTGCTGCGCTGCCCGCCGGAGGGGTGGCGCAGCGCATGCGCCGCTGGGAGCTGGGGCTGGTGTCCGCTGAACTGTCGTCGGTGGACAGAGAGCTGTTACGGGCCACGGAGTGTTTCAGTTTgatgactttggactggctttcCTGGCTGAAGATCTTGAGAAGGGACACCGATCGCGAGAGCAAAGGGGAACCGAACGGAGAGGACTCGGCCGACGAGCAGGTGTCGCTCTCCCCGCCGCTGAAGTAGCGGTAAGGATTCATGAGGGACATGCTGATGTCTGAGGGGTTGAGGTGGCCACTTTCCCCATCGGTCTTGTTCCCTCCTGAGGGAGACTTCCGTTGGGAACTTGGCGAGGAAGACTGGGAGGGACACAGGCTGGTGTGCTCGCTGTGAAAGAGCGACTCTTTGCGGCGCGTGTGGGGGCTTTCCATGAGTGTGGCAAAGCCATAGGATGTCTGGGCCTTGGGCACATAGGGCAGCGACATGGCCGTCTGCGACTGGGGGTCCGCGTTGGTGCTGAAGTCCTCCTCGGACATCCACTCATCAGCGCTCTCTATCTGGATGATGTGCCGACTGGCAACTTTTAAGAGGTTCTTGCTCTCCGAAGCCGCCTTGGCCGGCAAGCGTGGGCTGCGCTGGGGCTTGCGGCCTGACAGGTTCTGCTCCGAAGACGAGGTGCCCAGGTTGGGTTTGGTCTTCCCTTCTGCTCCTTCTGCCTCGGGCGGCACGGTTGAGAGCTTGGGCGGGATGAAGAAATCCGGGATCTTATCAGGCGTCAGGACATTACTGTACAAAGGACCCTTGGATTGCTTATCCGCAGAGTCGTTGCCCCGGGCGTTGCTGCCGTTCTCCACCGAACCACGGATCTTCTCCAACAGCCACATCTTCCTCTTGGCTCTTCCTCGTGCTCAGGAGAAGGGTGAGCAAGTCAGAGCACCTGGtcaacaaaaggggggggggacaaaagaaaGACACACAGGAGAAATCAATCTCTCGTAAAAAGGAGGCCGAGATCTGCTTTTCAGCATGTTGATTGTAGGGAATCCTTGGTTTCAACGGGCAACAGAGTTATCAAAGATATAATGAAAGCACAGACGTGTTGGCTGTGATACACAAAGCCATCCCACCAAGGGAGAGAAAAGGTAAATACAAAATGTGTATCTTGGAACTATCACACCTTTGAGTCTTCCCTGTTGTTGTTACCTGCCGCCAAGTTACCTCCCACCTATGGCCCGTCCTGTGAATGAACGTCTCCAAAAACCCCTGCCCcccagctcctgcagactcaagcctgtggcttcctttaggaagtcaatccaacTTGTATTTCATCttgctcttttccttctgccttcaactttttccagcatgactgttaaaaagtttgttttcagTCATGCTTCTGCCTAGCCGTACTGAGTATTCAGTACTACCGTTTTGTATTAGCTCACCATGTCAGATGTTGAGAAACCTTGTAAGGCTCAAGCCCTTTACTAACGTAAAGAAAGGAATGTCTTGAACGTGTTgttaaaagaattaaagaaaagaGAAGCCTAAAGTCAGCTACACCAGCCAAGTGGAGATACGTCAATGATATGTGACTAGTACAGTCTATAAGCACCAGTGGACATCTGTAAACTCAAAGACACATTGGTCAGATATTAATTAATCCATGAAATGGTCCAAACCATTAATTTTCGTTtgcaacattattgtctttcccaacaGGTCTTggcttctcacaatgtgcccagtTTTAatctttttgcctccaaagatattTCGGGCTTGATGtgccccttgtttgtctttctggcggtACCCACCATGCTCTTTCTCCAGCGCCACGTTTCAAAcgaatcaaacacacacacacagagagagagagagagagagagagaaagagagagagagagagactcacccTTAATCTAGACCCTCCTCTGCAAGCCTGAAAAGATCTCTGGCTTCCTGACATCACAAATAGCTTATCGGCATCTTTAAAGACTTGGAAGTTTTAGGTGGCCTGGGTTTTGAAAGATGTGCGTGCaatatactgggggggggggcggagggagggacTGTGTCCAGAAATGCTCAGGACAAACAGAACTTGTGGGTATTAAAGATTTCTTTTGTTGCTGGCGCTGCCAAAGGCTGACATGGTTAGACAGTTTACTTAAGTTCCTCTGTTTGCTATTCCCCCACTGTCCCATGAAGCATGAAGTTCCTCCCAGAAAGATAATAGATTTCATGCTTCCTTAAATGGCTCTCTGCACTCTTTTTCACTACCCCTTACATCTAccgtgttccccccaaaataagacagggtcttatattaatttttgcttcaaaaagtgcattagggcttattttcagggatatttttttttcatctacatttattcaaagacagtctggtcctcttcttctggttgctgcacaaaggtggagggcggggtttcacttaacatggggcttattttaggggtagggtttCTATGACAATCATCCTGAAAagtcctactagggcttattttctggttaggtcttattttcggggaaacggggtaagtgggaacaacaacaaccaacacgagccatcaagttagttctgactgatggtgaccttttccagggtttttccagggagaagtggatcccccttcccttctcctgggatgGTGTCACTTggccaaggctacccaggctggctcttttcccagaaggcacatagtgggggattcgaactcccaacctcgggcacTATACCCAAATACTTAACACACTGAGGAACCAAAATGAAATTCTCCACCAATTGTATAAAAGACTCTCTTGCATCTAATTTTTAAATCACACTGCTGAATTTTAAGGTATTTACAGATACAAATACTTTACTGCTTTGCAGATGATCAGGTTGTACGCAAGAGCATAGATTAATTTAAtcttaaaaatagtatttggcatctcATGAAAGAACATATAACCAAGCATAAAAGGCATAAAGTATTTAACAATTTGGTACatctccccccttctttttaaagTGAAACAGGATTATCTTTCTTTTGAACCCCCTGCATTCAGCAAGGGGAGTTAACATCTAGAGCGGCCCTTATTGCACCCACTTGATATATATAGATAGGTGCTGAAAGACAAGGAGCCTCTCCAGGTGAAAATGTGGCAACCTTCATTCAGCGCTAAAAGTGGTTCCAAAGACAAGCATTCGGATCCAGGGTTTGAGGAGTTAAGCACATAAAAGTCCTGTCTCTCACTGGCTTGCATCCCAAATATGGGATTATCTGTACATGTTGTTCAGTTCTGATCACAAGCAGACTGAACCCGATTCTTAACAAGTTCGTTGCGCGTGAaggttttgctttttctttaatccAAATAGGGGAGAAAGGAGACACGAACTATGTTCCACCTGGGGAGGGGCATGGAGTGTGCCTCTCTGCTTCCAGTTTTGCACCGCGATGGACTGCTACCTCTCCGCACTGCGGGGCCGCCCCTGGTAGACACACTCACATACCCATCTTTGTAAAGTTGTAacaggagcattttcctgagccATAGATGTGGCCACGTTGCTCCACActgcccctttcctccctccccaccactGCCCCTTTGGCCCCAGAGCACCACACCTCCAGGACCAGCAAAGGGACAAAACACCCCTAGCTGACCAGAGTTGCTCCATTGGCTGGCTCCGTATCACAGACATGAAACCATCGGCCATACGCCTGCGGTGCTCAATTCCTGCTATGAGATGACCGGAGTCAGCCCCGGAGAAAACCAGCCAGCTTTACAAAAGCGGCAAACACGCGCCTGGCTTAACTTCTTTACTAACAGCAAACAAAGCTTTGGTTCCTCTTAGAGCGATGATGGGATTCCTTCGAATATTTCTTTATTCCACCTCGGCATGTTCTCTTTCTGTTTCACAGCCCGTGGGAATTGGcggtgtgggggggggtgagcaGGCTGGAGGAATCAATGCCGCCAGCAGGGGATGATGGCGTATCGACCAACGAACCCAAAGGATGATGCGCAAGCCAGccaagtgagagagagagagagtttggggggggggttgctggatCACTCTGCGGTTGAGGTTTCTggttttggagccagaggttgggagttcgaatcctcccCCAgggccttccaggagaagagccagcctgggtggccttgggcaaactggaCGCAGTCCCGCCGCAAAACCACTTCGGAGGATCTGGAAAAGTTGctgtcagtcagaattgacttgagagcacatgattattagaggaggaaagaaggggctCTTTGGCTCAGAAAGGAGAACCCCAAAGGAGCATGGGGTGGAAACGAAGGGATGGGAACCATTAAGGAGTTTTTTTTTGACATTCTGCTTAGCCCAAGGGGCCTTGATAATATTCACGCCTTTTATTCCCAGAGGAAGGACGCCTTGGGAGAGGTCTCTGATCCCTTCCGAACTATTCTGGGGCCTCAGTCTGGATTCTGTCAGCCTTCCTCCCAACCTGAAATGTGGCTTTCGGTGGCCCTCTGGGAGCGTCCCCCAACCCTTTGAGGCTCCTCTCTGCTCTCAAGGCTTCATGCTTTCAATGCTCGGCCAATGCAGGAAGTTCAGAGGATGATGGCACCAGTTCCATTTCATCAGGCCTGTTACAGAACAGGTTGGCACAGATTTTGCCGGCCGCTCAGATTTTGTGGGACTACACATTCCATCAACCTTAGGCAAGAGAGACAAAAAGGAGAAATGTCTGGATGGGTGTGGAGAAGGtgtcagactgggactcaggaaacctgggttcgaatccccacttgatcACAAAAACTCACTGGTGGAAGGCACTGGTCAAACCAGCTCTAAACGATCTCACATACCCATGGAAGCCCTTTCAGACTTGCCACACATCCGCACACCATACACACACGGACTGTAATAAAATGCAGTTTCAGAATAAAGTCAGATTATTCTGACCTTATTcctccagtccatttctgggcagaattcaaaggtGGTTCTAACCAATAAAGCCCTctgaaggaccacatctcccttggTGAGCCTGACTGAGTACGTATTCTGATCCTCAGGGGGGaattttctcttggtcctgccaccttcacaggtcccTTGGGTGGGGATCCAGGAGATGAGTCCcttcttcttggtggctgctccttgAGACTCTGGAACTGCCTGCCACTGGTGGCCAActtggccccatcttggctgtccaaaggcctttatcttcaggcaagccttccctgttatgactgcctgcctgagagagtttatttttttaatggatggttgtcctttgttgcttttaaaggtgtttgttggtgttgcttatgttgtcttagtatgatatttgtttgatccttttaatctttttatccGAGTGTGCCTTGCACTACATTTTCTGAACCTTGGGGAAGCTTTCGTGATGAAGCCGTTAAGGTTGTAAAGGAAGACCTAGAAGGCTTTACAGCTGGTCAGGGTAGTTCAGTCGGAAGCCTTTCACAAGGAATTTAAAGATTCCTGATCATACTTTAAATTCTAGGGGTCTGCCAGATGGAGCCATAGGCCCGTCTACCTTTACAGGCGCATCTGGTGGGGACCCGGGAGGGGAGGGCTTTCTTTTCAGTGGTTGTTCCtttggactctggaactccctgccactggaggccccGTCTTGGCTCTCTTTCCGCCAGCAGGCCAagaagacctttatcttcaaCTGGCACCCtgagtgtttttttaatggattgttgtgtcttactgctttgaatgtattttggtattgcttctgtttttagtactgtactatgttttaaaaatcctttttagtatttatatactgtttttagctttaaatactgtctttttatctgttgtaagctgcctggtgtcctttttaaggagaaaggcaggttaaaagtatttaaataaattaaataaataaataaatttgtgcgCTAAACTCTGGAAGACATAACGAACCCAAGAAAGAAGTACAGATATCAGAGTttacatccctccccccccccccagcatttcgGCCGAATTAGACCAAAGGTACTTCCATATGTTTTCCACTGCTTTTGTTCAAGTTCTACAATAACTAAACCTGCCTCCCAGGCAATACTGAAGCTTTAGGAGTTTTTAacacttctctttaaaaaaaaaaaattaattagattTTATGTGGTGCAGCACAGAGGCGCAGAGTTAAAACAAGGGTACAAATTTCACAGCGTCTTGAGACACCAagaaaaatatctcactttctgGCTCTGCAGAACACCCGCCCGCTAAGATGTTTTgtgatctttgttttttaattccagAAGTAAGATCAATCTGCCCAGAAATCACTGCGATTCCCAAGCTAACATCCTTTTCTCCTGCTCAGGATCCCCCTCGGacagggatgggcaattaatttctatagggggggcagatgaaaaatctgaactgtgtttgggggccaaaccaactttacttaaaaataaaatgaaagtgatgttatgattgtttttattttaaacttgttagtcttcacaaatactaaagaagtttttgtagtatgttaaagataagcaaatgatcaactttagagaaaaagctataaatggttttgatgccCGGCaagccggacaggagcggctcgcgggccattatgtggccctcgggccgcactttgcccaggtctgccctaggAAGAGTATAgagctgtgcagaatttggccgtatcttgggcaaaaaaaaacatgggcaaaaattttaaaaagcaaaaattatAATGGGAAAAACAAGTGTGTGTCCCTTTTCCAGGAAGCTGAGGAACCTCACGGGTGTAGAAAGAAGTCCCAGTGTGGTGTCTCTACATGTAAAAATTTGGGAGATAGctgagaatgattttttttttcaaatcttcaTAATGTCCTAGTTCAAACGTTCAGAGAAAGAACAGGGTCTGTATTACTTCAGGGTTCTTTTGCTAGGGTTCTTTTGGTGTAGTGTGTTAATAAAACCTGGTACAGAAAGaactaaatcatcatcatcctcttagaacagcagagctggaagggacccctaaggatcatacagtacagcccctgtcaaggaggcccaggggggattcgaactctgaaCTATGGAGCTACCCAGCCGTTCAGAACTTTGACACAATTGAGCCACACCGGCGAATGTATGAGATCCGttcggtgagtttccatggcctggcaaggatttgaagccaggtctcctgagtcttcaTCTGTCACTGTATCTTGATGGAGACTGACCAAGACTAGAATGTGGCTTTATTTATAAGGGAAGCCCCCTTGCTCACCGGCCAGGCTCCTAACGGGTATGGAGGAAGCTCCAATTGCATCACTCCAGATCTGGGCAGAAAAGTCAGCAACCTTAGAGCAGCCACGACAGAGGAGGGCTTAAGCTAAGCCTGACCCAGGGGGCTACACATGGCCTCCCCCATGGCCCATTTGTGGTCCCTGGATCCCCCTTACTGGGGGGGAaaactgccaaaaaaagagacattttCCATCTCTGAATCCTGCTTCTGAGATGCTGGcgtgtgtgtatctgtgtctgtctgtgtgtgtgtgtgtgttgcagtgcCCCTTCAAAGGAAAACCCACAAACCCCATAAATGAGATTCTAGCAGCACCTTCTTTTGTTATAATCCTTGCTTATtggggggctggctggctgttgtATTTCCCTTCCTGGGGGTGGAAAACCATCTTCCATGAGTCTCTCCTGCCTGGTGTCCAGCGTCCCAAGCTGTGTGGACCCTCCGTTTCCTATTTTTCCCCATGGGAAGTGGCGCAACCAATAACGATGCAGAGCGAGAGACTTAATCTTCTCTGCGGCTTAAAAGCAAGGTTTACAAACAGCTGGCTCGCCTGGACTTTTCCCAGCAGGCTGAGGAAGCCGGTCTCAGTTTTCGGCCAGACAACTAAAGGAAGTCAGCAGTCCACAGAAAATtgaaaagagaaaactggacgGAGAAGAAGGACTTGGAGGCAATAAACAGAAGAACGACACACTCACCCCTTTCAGAACAGTGACTGTTCTTCTTGCCCACACAGCCAAGAAAAGGGGGAAGAGCAGGTTAAGGAAGTGGAAAGAAATCTGATTCAGAGTCAAACATGAATTGGACCCCAAGATTTGGGTTCTACGAAGGTTTTACAATATtaagccctccctccctttaaaGGAATTTAAAATCTCCTGCTCCTGTTAGGTTTCAGTTCTGGAATCCTTTGACATCCAGTAAAGCCTTTCCTTAAACTGGCTCGCAGGAACAGATcagccaaaagaagaagaaaaaagattgtCGAAAAAGACAGAAAccaccagtcttcttttctttaagGAACCTAACAGCCTAACTCTGTACCAAGGATGTACCCTGTCTTAGAGGGGGTCCGTCATCCAGCCTTCAAATGGGGAACCAGACACCAGCTTTGGGGTCACGAGTCTCGGCAGAGCTGCAGCCATCCGGTTTTGGTGCCCAGGATAAAAGGGCGCCCGTCTCCCACTCACTCTGCCATGGGGCACGGGAGAGCCCCTCGTTCCAAAGCAGAGGAATTTggtggaaaaaacacacacaccaagggaAGAAGAAAGTTCAAGCTCTGAAACAGAGAATATTAAACAGGATCGGGGGTGATCCTGCTGATTTTTCCTAACACTCAACCATAGATTTCCCCCTCTGGATTTTGGCATCTTCTCATTTTGGGGCTAAGTTCCAGTTGCTCCCCTGAGTTACAGCCTGGGTGCAGCCACAAGTCAGCTCGGAGCCCTGAGGGCAGAGTCAATCCAGGTGGGCTGTCATGCCCATCAACCCTAACCatatggggatgatgggagttgtagtccctgaTGAGCAATGAGTTACTTGGAAGACTTCAGGGTGATGGGCCCGGAAGAAACCCCCTCGAGAAAGAGGGTCTGGATTGGCATAAGATATAACGCTGAATGAGAAGAGTTGGACAAATTCCCCCGAATAAGCTCACCTTGTTTTCTGGATCTCCAGCCCCCCCAAAAACTGAGCTAGATGATCCtttagggtcccttctggctccaCAAGTCTGTGGAAACCACAGAGCCAGACTCTCTGGGGGCAGGCCCCTAAAGAGCCCGGAGAAGAAGTCAAAGCAATATGGTCCAGCACCGTCATCAGCCCAGCGTCGTACGGATCTGCCCCCTCTTCAGAACAGGAAACAAGAACAACTCAAACAGACTCATTTTAGCTGCAAACGATTCACATATTTCACATTTCCTTCCAGCAGAGGTCAATGCCGTGCCGGGGGGGGCGGGCGAGGCGGTCTTCTGATCCACCCcaaaaagcaaaagtgcagaggGACACCATGCAGAGGAGCACAATTCCTCTGTCACAAACGAGCTgccctctgcacatgcccaggaGAAACCTTCCTAGACTCAATATAGTCTAGAAAGCATCTCTGGCTTTGTCAACGAGGCTCGAACCTCACTTTTTTGCATTCAAACAAAACCTCAGTCcgcctgttctgttttgttttctttccccggTTGTCAAATATTTGAACACAACCTTTCTCAAACACTTTTGGATGCACAATGTGTGATGTCTGATTCTCTTGTGGACGTGCGGTGGTCATTTTTCTATAGTGCACAAAGTTTTTCCTGGGTTCTCTTGttgg includes the following:
- the C2CD4C gene encoding C2 calcium-dependent domain-containing protein 4C yields the protein MWLLEKIRGSVENGSNARGNDSADKQSKGPLYSNVLTPDKIPDFFIPPKLSTVPPEAEGAEGKTKPNLGTSSSEQNLSGRKPQRSPRLPAKAASESKNLLKVASRHIIQIESADEWMSEEDFSTNADPQSQTAMSLPYVPKAQTSYGFATLMESPHTRRKESLFHSEHTSLCPSQSSSPSSQRKSPSGGNKTDGESGHLNPSDISMSLMNPYRYFSGGESDTCSSAESSPFGSPLLSRSVSLLKIFSQESQSKVIKLKHSVARNSSLSTDDSSADTSPSSQRRMRCATPPAGSAAGGVQQPPLPPVDAQDRLHKEHTINLNKGGSMRLAVEYNPSKARLRIRVVTAEDLYDKHCDARSINCCVALYLNPGKLQKQRSTIIKNSRNPIFNEDFFFDGLGMANMKKMSLKVKVVNKGSSLKRDTLMGEKEIPLRSLIPLS